The Dehalococcoidia bacterium genomic interval CTGAACGTCGCCGGCCTCGGCAAGACAGGCGTCTACCTGGTCGCAAACCAGCTTCGACCTCACTACTGTCGCCGTATCGAGTTCGCGTACTCCGACAGCGTGCGAGCCTATGCCGTTGATGTGCGTGCCTGCCTTCACCCAATCTGCTTCGATAATCGGCGTAGTGGCTGTCGTTGCCAGGGAAAGAATGTCCACGCTCTCCACAAGGTCCCGACCACTGGTAGCTACCTCTATAGAAAGGCCGAGCATTTCAGAGGTCTCATCGGCAAAAGCCTTCTGTGAATCTGGCGGGTCAAGAGAGAACACCAGCGCCTTCTCGAGGTCGGCTCCAGCCGCCATCCCCCACAGCTGTGCTCGAGCCTGAACACCTGCTCCCAATACTCCAGCAACCCTGGCATCCTTTCGAGCAAGGTACTTGGTCGCGAGACCAGTGACTGCGCCGGTTCTCATGGCAGTTATGTAGCCGCCGTCCATGACAGCAAGAGTCTGCCCGGTCTGGCTGTCCATCAATACGATAGTTGCGAGCGTCGCTGGTAGACCGTGTGCAGCCGGATTGTCCTTGTAAACCGTTACGGACTTCACACCCAGCGCGCCCATTGTCTTCAACTGGGCGGGCATA includes:
- a CDS encoding ornithine cyclodeaminase family protein — protein: MALLLDRTTIQGLLDMDKMIEILEQAFGELASGSAVMPQRTAVADGDVNGWYAFMPAQLKTMGALGVKSVTVYKDNPAAHGLPATLATIVLMDSQTGQTLAVMDGGYITAMRTGAVTGLATKYLARKDARVAGVLGAGVQARAQLWGMAAGADLEKALVFSLDPPDSQKAFADETSEMLGLSIEVATSGRDLVESVDILSLATTATTPIIEADWVKAGTHINGIGSHAVGVRELDTATVVRSKLVCDQVDACLAEAGDVQIPIEEGALNPDDIYGEIGELITGSKAGRESDEEVTLFKSVGLSIQDISAAHYVYLRALEEGVGTEFAFS